A single genomic interval of Hemibagrus wyckioides isolate EC202008001 linkage group LG13, SWU_Hwy_1.0, whole genome shotgun sequence harbors:
- the casp7 gene encoding caspase-7 isoform X2 produces the protein MCQYKMNYPQVGKCIIINNKNFNLDTGMNVRNGTDRDAGELFRCFKNLGFEVSIYNDQSCEKMTSILKKVSEEDHTESSCFACILLSHGEEGMIYGTDGAMPIKNITSLFRGDMCKSLVGKPKLFFIQACRGSEFDEGIQTDSGTPHDVVETDANPRHKIPVEADFLFAYSTVPGYYSWRNPGRGSWFIQALCNILNDSGKQLEILQVLTRVNYMVANNFESWSEDPRFSEKKQIPCVVSMLTKELYFN, from the exons ATGTGCCAATATAAGATGAACTACCCGCAAGTGGGAAAATGTATCATCATTAACAATAAGAACTTTAATCTTGATACAG GGATGAATGTACGCAATGGCACAGACCGAGATGCAGGAGAATTGTTCAGATGCTTTAAAAACCTTGGTTTTGAAGTTTCCATCTACAACGACCAGTCCTGTGAAAAAATGACAAGCATACTGAAAAAAG TGTCAGAAGAGGATCACACCGAAAGTTCCTGTTTCGCCTGCATCTTGCTAAGCCATGGAGAGGAGGGCATGATATATGGAACAGACGGGGCCATGCCCATCAAAAACATAACCTCCCTCTTCAGAGGAGATATGTGCAAGAGTCTTGTAGGCAAACCCAAGCTTTTCTTCATCCAG GCATGTCGAGGTTCAGAGTTCGATGAAGGTATACAGACTGACTCAGGAACACCTCATGACGTTGTAGAAACAGATGCGAACCCAAGACACAAAATCCCAGTGGAGGCAGACTTCTTGTTTGCATACTCCACTGTTCCAG GTTACTATTCATGGAGGAATCCCGGCCGGGGCTCTTGGTTCATCCAAGCTCTTTGTAACATCCTGAATGACTCCGGCAAGCAACTGGAAATCTTGCAGGTCCTCACACGTGTCAACTACATGGTGGCAAACAACTTTGAGTCCTGGTCTGAAGACCCACGCTTTAGTGAGAAGAAGCAGATTCCCTGTGTTGTCTCTATGCTGACCAAAGAGCTTTATTTTAACTGA
- the dclre1a gene encoding DNA cross-link repair 1A protein, translated as MSQSESESDIWEYKSLKKTKRKAQTPRSSEDESKRPRLAKQAESKKKTKKACRGSRLNTKSKTSTELCTGSECVQVTKPDGPTTKSSLLSSSQSAEVDEGSSSEQDPQSSSYCPVCQMPFSILVVQTAQWHVAECLENPGETSEECPDGLQCSSSIPNHYKRYCHSLLAHSRALNATEAASSILGHTPRFHLEQKTINNDAIIYSKDSFVDSAVNLSTASSHSAFPAQGARESSTPVRPNALQLLRSPGPEDIKKKKGWSPSTKGPRSHASTQEAKIRMSTPVKAENVSHDVQTREVNEEPCTLDDDDYISYSPLSELPAETKGKQIKKKLFHSTALEDAKGKDDNSDSLILFSDSALSDDELFADVLDKYETSVSQEDPVIKESLSTCDQLESLESHKHLTGSSCAGPTDSPHQSSSPFRHSKDIHEIKDRKEDNPPLQSPQSLVLERLRQSISNTAQFNSIDSTCVDIKSDSLTQEMLSTQTLPATRKQTSSTTPKKAKTKAGTSGLKQTDIGVFFGLKPLKEIKEEVSTTVEEKFQVSSVSGKSSGSAERQNRRRKNKAVSEVTAIKEEAEEGVAQPTQAEGKRGARAWGRKRWNRTTATDGVAEVPKRCPFYKKIPGTSFAVDAFQYGNIKGITAYFLTHFHSDHYEGLKKTSTFPIYCNKITGNLVKTKLHVDEQYIHILPMNEERVVDGVKVILLDANHCPGSAMLLLLLPDGQTVLHTGDFRAHPSMERYPELQSVRIQTVYLDTTYCSPEYTFPTQQEVITFAANTAFELVTLNPRTLVVCGSYSVGKEKVFLAISQVLGSMVYMSKDRYKTMCCLESEHINQCITTNMKESQIHVLPMMQLNFKNLKAYLNRFSSTYDQLVAFKPTGWTFAQEVGVENIQPQVKDNISIYGIPYSEHSSYLELKRFVQWLRPLKIIPTVNVGNWNSRKAMNSCFSEWQAEVKTLNAVPTSNRPCTRQ; from the exons ATGTCACAGAGCGAGTCTGAAAGTGATATTTGGGAATATAAATCTCTTAAGAAGACTAAAAGAAAAGCCCAGACTCCGAGATCTAGTGAAGATGAGTCAAAGCGACCGAGGTTGGCAAAGCAAGCCGAgtcaaagaaaaagacaaagaaagccTGCAGAGGGAGTAGATTGAACACTAAGTCCAAGACATCGACTGAACTGTGTACAGGGAGTGAATGTGTTCAAGTCACCAAGCCAGATGGACCAACGACCAAATCCTCCCTATTGTCCAGCTCACAGTCAGCCGAAGTGGACGAGGGGTCATCATCAGAACAAGACCCTCAGTCCAGCAGTTACTGTCctgtctgtcaaatgccattTTCCATTTTGGTCGTCCAGACAGCACAGTGGCATGTTGCTGAATGCTTGGAGAACCCTGGAGAAACAAGTGAAG AATGTCCAGATGGCCTACAGTGCTCCTCTTCCATTCCAAACCACTACAAGAGGTACTGCCACTCTCTTTTAGCTCACAGTCGAGCATTAAATGCCACAGAGGCAGCTTCTTCAATACTGGGCCACACGCCTAGATTCCATCTGGAGCAGAAGACAATTAATAATGATGCCATTATTTATAGTAAAGATAGCTTTGTGGATAGTGCTGTCAATCTGTCCACTGCATCCAGCCACAGTGCCTTTCCTGCTCAAGGAGCCAGAGAATCTTCTACTCCTGTCCGCCCGAATGCCTTGCAGCTCTTGCGCTCGCCAGGGCCTGAGGAtattaagaaaaagaaaggctggTCCCCTTCTACCAAAGGACCTAGATCTCATGCATCAACTCAGGAAGCTAAAATTAGGATGTCAACCCCAGTGAAAGCAGAAAATGTAAGCCATGATGTTCAGACCAGGGAAGTAAATGAGGAACCATGTActttagatgatgatgattatatcTCCTACTCTCCTCTTTCTGAGCTCCCTGCTGAAACCAAAGGGAAGCAGATAAAGAAAAAACTGTTTCACAGTACAGCGTTAGAGGATGCGAAAGGGAAAGATGACAATTCTGATTCACTGATATTGTTTAGTGATAGTgcactgagtgatgatgagcTTTTTGCTGATGTCTTAGATAAGTATGAAACGTCAGTAAGCCAAGAAGATCCTGTCATTAAGGAGTCTCTGTCCACCTGTGACCAATTAGAGTCATTAGAGTCACATAAACATTTGACGGGTTCCAGCTGTGCAGGCCCTACTGATAGCCCTCATCAGTCCAGTTCTCCTTTTAGACACTCAAAAGACATTCATGAAAtaaaagacaggaaggaagatAATCCTCCATTACAGTCTCCTCAAAGTCTGGTCCTGGAACGTCTTCGTCAAAGCATATCAAACACTGCACAGTTCAACAGTATCGATTCTACTTGTGTTGATATAAAGTCTGATTCTTTGACTCAGGAAATGCTTTCCACTCAAACACTCCCGGCCACTAGGAAACAAACGTCTTCCACGACCCCTAAAAAAGCCAAGACCAAAGCAGGAACATCTGGGTTAAAGCAAACTGATATTGGAGTCTTTTTTGGACTGAAGCCTTTGAAAGAAATCAAAGAGGAAGTTAGCACAACTGTGGAAGAGAAATTCCAGGTGAGCTCTGTTTCAGGAAAGAGTTCGGGGTCTGCAGAGCGGCAGAATAGACGGAGGAAGAACAAGGCAGTCTCTGAAGTGACCGCAATAaaggaagaagcagaagaaggagTTGCTCAGCCTACGCAAGCAGAAGGCAAGCGAGGAGCGAGGGCATGGGGGAGGAAGAGGTGGAACAGAACAACAGCGACAGATGGAGTAGCAGAAGTGCCCAAACGATGCCCGTTCTACAAGAAAATCCCTG GAACGAGCTTTGCTGTGGACGCTTTTCAGTACGGGAATATCAAAGGCATCACAGCCTacttcctcacacactttcactcggATCACTACGAAGGACTGAAGAAAACCTCAACTTTTCCTATCTATTGCAATAAA ATAACAGGCAACCTGGTGAAGACTAAACTACATGTGGATGAGCAGTATATCCATATTCTCCCCATGAACGAGGAACGAGTAGTCGATGGTGTGAAGGTTATCCTGCTAGATGCCAATCA ctGTCCAGGGTCGGCcatgctgctgttgctgctgccaGATGGTCAGACTGTGCTCCACACAGGCGACTTCCGGGCACATCCGTCCATGGAGCGCTACCCAGAGTTGCAGAGCGTCAGGATTCAGACAGTTTATCTGGACACGAC GTACTGCAGTCCAGAATATACATTTCCAACACAGCAGGAAGTGATCACATTTGCTGCTAACACCGCCTTCGAGCTGGTCACGCTCAACCCTCGCACGCTGGTTGTGTGTGGCTCCTATTCTGTGGGAAAGGAGAAGGTGTTCTTGG CCATTTCTCAGGTGCTGGGTTCTATGGTCTATATGTCCAAAGATCGTTATAAGACCATGTGCTGTCTAGAGTCAGAACATATCAACCAGTGCATCACCACAAACATGAAAGAATCTCAGATCCATGTTCTTCCCATGATGCAGCTCAATTTCAAG AATTTAAAAGCATACTTGAACCGGTTTTCTAGTACATATGACCAGCTGGTGGCATTCAAGCCCACAGGTTGGACCTTTGCTCAGGAAGTGGGTGTGGAGAATATACAGCCTCAAGTCAAAGACAACATCAGTATTTATG GTATTCCATACAGCGAACATAGTAGCTACCTGGAGCTGAAGCGCTTTGTGCAGTGGTTGCGGCCATTAAAGATCATACCCACAGTGAACGTGGGCAATTGGAACAGCAGGAAGGCCATGAACAGTTGTTTCAGCGAGTGGCAAGCTGAGGTTAAAACTCTAAATGCTGTACCAACGAGTAACCGCCCCTGTACAAGACAGTGA
- the LOC131363630 gene encoding pleckstrin homology domain-containing family S member 1-like, whose amino-acid sequence MEELCAGYLYKSPQASLFKLQKSWKRRYFVLLKKCEITCHLKYFKSEEMKNSEPIGAIDLSQVSSMFLNPEIHSMWKWVHENFRCSPSCVLFMKVADRDYFLIGETSLEIEKWFSALYEAMYNRPHKLFEPKEYGRIRDISAPPNSLKTDQRVEWKLDARSDSSKDEQHEKEIGKLEKSFL is encoded by the exons ATGGAGGAGTTATGTGCTGGTTACTTGTATAAGTCCCCCCAAGCGAGCCTGTTTAAATTACAG AAATCATGGAAGCGGAGGTATTTTGTTCTTCTGAAGAAATGTGAAATTACATGCCATCTTAAATATTTCAAAAGTGAAGAAATGAAGAACAGTGAACCAATTGGAGCCATTGATCTGTCTCA GGTCTCGTCGATGTTTCTGAATCCTGAGATCCACTCGATGTGGAAATGGGTTCATGAGAATTTCAGATGCTCTCCCTCTTGTGTTCTTTTTATGAAAGTGGCAGACAGAGACTATTTTCTCATTGGAGAAACCAG TTTAGAGATTGAAAAGTGGTTCAGTGCCTTATATGAGGCTATGTATAATCGTCCACACAAGCTGTTTGAGCCTAAG GAATATGGGAGAATCAGAGATATAAGTGCACCCCCGAATTCACTAAAGACAGACCAG AGGGTTGAGTGGAAACTAGATGCAAGATCAGACTCAAGCAAAGACGAACAACATGAAAAAGAAATAG GCAAGCTGGAGAAAAGTTTCCTATGA
- the casp7 gene encoding caspase-7 isoform X1 — protein MDEETLPPNTGDSEEETWACGDETDAKPDRKARFLLFGSKKNKDEKAPEKESSSEQRYRIISPMCQYKMNYPQVGKCIIINNKNFNLDTGMNVRNGTDRDAGELFRCFKNLGFEVSIYNDQSCEKMTSILKKVSEEDHTESSCFACILLSHGEEGMIYGTDGAMPIKNITSLFRGDMCKSLVGKPKLFFIQACRGSEFDEGIQTDSGTPHDVVETDANPRHKIPVEADFLFAYSTVPGYYSWRNPGRGSWFIQALCNILNDSGKQLEILQVLTRVNYMVANNFESWSEDPRFSEKKQIPCVVSMLTKELYFN, from the exons ATGGATGAGGAAACTTTGCCTCCTAACACTGGGGACTCTGAGGAAGAGACCTGGGCTTGTGGCGACGAGACAGATGCGAAGCCTGACCGTAAAGCAAGATTTCTGCTCTTTGGAAG CAAGAAGAACAAGGATGAAAAGGCGCCGGAAAAGGAATCGTCCTCTGAGCAGCGCTACAGGATCATTTCTCCAATGTGCCAATATAAGATGAACTACCCGCAAGTGGGAAAATGTATCATCATTAACAATAAGAACTTTAATCTTGATACAG GGATGAATGTACGCAATGGCACAGACCGAGATGCAGGAGAATTGTTCAGATGCTTTAAAAACCTTGGTTTTGAAGTTTCCATCTACAACGACCAGTCCTGTGAAAAAATGACAAGCATACTGAAAAAAG TGTCAGAAGAGGATCACACCGAAAGTTCCTGTTTCGCCTGCATCTTGCTAAGCCATGGAGAGGAGGGCATGATATATGGAACAGACGGGGCCATGCCCATCAAAAACATAACCTCCCTCTTCAGAGGAGATATGTGCAAGAGTCTTGTAGGCAAACCCAAGCTTTTCTTCATCCAG GCATGTCGAGGTTCAGAGTTCGATGAAGGTATACAGACTGACTCAGGAACACCTCATGACGTTGTAGAAACAGATGCGAACCCAAGACACAAAATCCCAGTGGAGGCAGACTTCTTGTTTGCATACTCCACTGTTCCAG GTTACTATTCATGGAGGAATCCCGGCCGGGGCTCTTGGTTCATCCAAGCTCTTTGTAACATCCTGAATGACTCCGGCAAGCAACTGGAAATCTTGCAGGTCCTCACACGTGTCAACTACATGGTGGCAAACAACTTTGAGTCCTGGTCTGAAGACCCACGCTTTAGTGAGAAGAAGCAGATTCCCTGTGTTGTCTCTATGCTGACCAAAGAGCTTTATTTTAACTGA
- the si:ch211-28p3.4 gene encoding zinc-binding protein A33: protein MKTQSQDNPVKQQEHLKKQRDILAYRMKKLSAKQEYFIKNTAELKEKIRKKYDNMKRVLDEDMQITMCQLDMEQEAMERTTEENIEKCFQLIQDLEQQLAETAKQLDQDKARDLDQIAETDRRIMETLKATDPECFQMDEFKNEQLLCLTINLLLFIRSQVPVTKKLFQSYAQEVVLNPDSAHPKLIISPAGDSVTYTDTWQEVPENPSRFDTTLNVISQEGFKEGRNYWEVQVSDKTYWELGLTYPSIPRKGREEQCWLGRGPESWCVEYFNGDYTAWHNGVPHELTHLTGRKFQRIGVFSSSYGGLVCFLGSDTMTPLYSFCVGPFTDALHQAVCPGHDNQGTNWKPLLICDASKSAPTL, encoded by the exons ATGAAAACTCAATCTCAG GACAATCCTGTAAAACAGCAGGAGCACTTGAAAAAGCAAAGGGACATTCTTGCTTACCGAATGAAAAAACTGTCAGCAAAGCAAGAGTACTTCATT AAAAACACAGCAGAACTGAAAGAAAAGATCAGGAAGAAGTATGATAACATGAAGCGAGTGCTGGATGAGGACATGCAAATCACAATGTGCCAGCTAGACATGGAGCAGGAGGCTATGGAGAGAACCACTGAGGAGAACATAGAAAAGTGCTTCCAACTAATTCAGGACCTGGAACAGCAGCTAGCTGAGACCGCCAAACAGCTGGACCAGGACAAAGCACGTGACTTGGACCAG attgcagagacagacagaag GATAATGGAGACTTTGAAGGCGACAGATCCAGAGTGTTTCCAAATGGATGAGTTTAAGAATGAGCAGTTGCTATGTTTAACTATTAATTTGCTCCTGTTCATCCGCTCACAGGTTCCTGTCACCAAGAAACTCTTCCAGAGCT ATGCCCAAGAGGTGGTTCTGAACCCTGATTCTGCTCATCCGAAACTCATCATTTCCCCAGCAGGAGACTCAGTGACATACACAGACACCTGGCAGGAAGTTCCAGAAAACCCTTCCCGCTTCGATACCACCCTGAACGTGATAAGTCAAGAGGGTTTCAAAGAAGGCCGCAATTACTGGGAGGTGCAGGTCAGTGACAAAACCTACTGGGAGCTGGGACTCACCTATCCCAGCATCCCCAGGAAAGGTCGTGAGGAGCAATGCTGGCTGGGGCGCGGACCCGAGTCCTGGTGTGTGGAATACTTTAATGGTGACTACACAGCGTGGCACAATGGGGTTCCCCATGAGCTCACCCATTTAACTGGGAGGAAATTCCAACGTATCGGGGTCTTCTCCAGCTCATATGGGGGTCTCGTGTGTTTCCTTGGCTCAGACACCATGACTCCGCTATACAGTTTTTGTGTAGGCCCATTTACAGACGCACTTCATCAAGCTGTCTGCCCTGGTCATGACAACCAGGGGACCAACTGGAAACCACTGCTGATCTGTGATGCCTCCAAGTCTGCGCCCACTCTGTGA
- the LOC131363734 gene encoding pleckstrin homology domain-containing family S member 1-like has protein sequence MFSKLKNSASKNSRLYHVPANMEEVQSGYLYKSPPQTLFRSLKSWKRRYFVLDKTTANKYELKFFKDENRREKPLGQINLYQVSLLFRHPESHPILLWIQRNFRCSASCVLYMKVPNREYFLVGQNSDEVEDWFNAIFKALNTLPNSEEFRKSRSISEPLYVYHDAKWSENQEQKEPDPVASSLPIRQSAPESFNSLYSHYDYPKNYMMTISQPQESEDTDEDEEDEININKESETKGNISYYMDMGSVTEVLRGAQDEESLFPQTDLEGSNVLENSILQTGNKGTGSTALISQISPASEMGIPVEKDIFVSHDELKNRVILSEEGGKVCVSNWKHTQSSDLFHEGDQILAINDLLTNSLGELQTYLRRLTKDRVKLTILRQAGSQPLSGCCM, from the exons ATGTTTAGCAAGCTGAAGAATTCAG CAAGTAAAAATTCCAGGTTATACCATGTCCCGGCAAACATGGAAGAGGTGCAGTCTGGCTACTTGTACAAGTCACCCCCACAGACCCTTTTCAGATCCTTG AAATCGTGGAAGAGGAGGTACTTTGTGCTCGATAAGACAACTGCAAATAAATACGagctgaaattcttcaaggacgaaaacagaagagagaaacCTCTAGGACAAATCAACCTTTATCA GGTCTCACTGCTTTTCCGGCATCCAGAGTCACACCCGATTTTATTGTGGATACAAAGAAACTTTAGATGCTCTGCATCCTGTGTTCTGTACATGAAGGTTCCAAACAGAGAATATTTCCTGGTTGGACAAAACAG TGATGAGGTGGAGGACTGGTTTAATGCCATATTTAAGGCTCTGAACACACTGCCCAACTCAGAG gAATTCAGGAAAAGTAGGTCAATATCTGAGCCTTTGTATGTTTATCATGATGCAAAATGGTCTGAAAACCAAGAACAG AAAGAACCTGATCCAGTTGCTTCATCTCTTCCAATAAGACAGTCTGCCCCCGAGTCCTTCAACTCGCTATACTCTCACTATGATTATCCCAAGAATTACATGATGACAATATCACAA CCTCAGGAAAGTGAAGAcactgatgaagatgaagaagatgaaataaacataaacaaagaaagTGAAACAAAAGGAAACATCAGCTACTACATGGACATGGGAAGTGT gacagaggtACTGAGAGGGGCTCAGGATGAAGAATCTTTGTTTCCTCAGACAGA tCTGGAGGGAAGTAATGTTTTGGAGAACTCGATCCTCCAGACTGGCAATAAGGGCACTGGCTCCACTGCTCTGATCAGCCAGATTTCACCAGCAAG TGAAATGGGCATTCCTGTGGAGAAGGACATTTTTGTTAGTCATGATGAGCTGAAAAACCGTGTGATCCTCTCAGAGGAAGGGGGTAAAGTATG TGTGTCCAACTGGAAGCATACGCAGTCCTCTGATCTGTTCCATGAGGGTGACCAAATCCTAGCTATTAATGACCTCCTTACAAACAGTCTGGGGGAGCTGCAAACTTATCTAAGGAGGCTTACTAAAGACCGG GTAAAATTGACTATCCTAAGACAGGCAGGGTCCCAACCGTTAAGTGGATGTTGCATGTAA